One genomic segment of uncultured Desulfobacter sp. includes these proteins:
- a CDS encoding VanZ family protein, with protein MKRFVDEIKKRWKALTLVVLAIITVFSLLPLDALPPAPGTDKTHHFIAYAMLMLPTALRKPANWRLLGLFFILYSGAIELIQPFINRYGEWMDMCANSTGVICGVIIAWLINFIISAKQAKQSVNNS; from the coding sequence ATGAAAAGATTTGTAGATGAAATAAAAAAACGATGGAAAGCCTTAACATTGGTTGTCTTAGCAATAATTACGGTTTTTTCTCTTTTGCCGTTAGATGCGCTACCTCCGGCTCCCGGTACAGATAAAACGCATCATTTCATTGCCTATGCTATGCTAATGTTGCCGACAGCACTTCGTAAGCCCGCTAATTGGAGATTATTGGGTTTGTTTTTTATTTTATACAGTGGGGCTATTGAACTTATTCAACCGTTTATAAATCGTTATGGAGAATGGATGGATATGTGCGCAAATTCTACAGGTGTAATATGTGGCGTTATTATTGCCTGGCTCATTAATTTCATAATATCTGCAAAACAAGCAAAACAATCAGTTAATAATTCATAA
- the yjgA gene encoding ribosome biogenesis factor YjgA — translation MTLPIDDTPDAPLPLSKTKKKKMAEKLQKLGEDLSLLSVSQLKLLDLDSELFKALVEAKSITANVAARRHRQYIGTLMRQVDPEPILAALEQLKAAPTGLYSPKSEIDSQTDKNIQVFLDRLLGWDDDAMEKIMSTAPDIDRQRLRQLIRNANKDIARQKKNSKSFHTLKEIIARI, via the coding sequence ATGACTTTACCCATAGACGACACCCCTGATGCGCCACTGCCTTTAAGCAAAACAAAGAAAAAAAAGATGGCTGAAAAACTTCAGAAGCTTGGAGAGGATTTAAGCCTGCTTTCCGTCAGTCAGCTTAAACTGCTTGATCTTGATTCCGAGCTGTTCAAGGCCCTGGTAGAGGCAAAATCCATCACCGCCAATGTGGCGGCCAGACGCCACAGACAGTACATCGGCACTCTGATGAGGCAGGTGGACCCTGAACCCATTCTGGCCGCACTTGAACAGTTAAAAGCAGCCCCAACCGGTCTTTACAGCCCCAAATCCGAAATTGATTCACAAACTGACAAGAACATCCAGGTGTTTTTAGACAGACTGTTGGGTTGGGATGATGACGCCATGGAAAAAATTATGTCAACGGCCCCCGACATAGACCGACAGCGCTTAAGACAGCTGATCAGAAATGCCAACAAAGATATAGCCAGGCAGAAAAAAAATTCAAAATCATTTCATACATTGAAAGAAATCATAGCCCGGATATAG
- a CDS encoding acetyl-CoA C-acyltransferase, giving the protein MKDVVIVSACRTAIGAFGGTLKDLNGACLAGITMKEAVKRAGIDPACIDDVRYGTCLEHHDTLNTTRVGALMAGIPETVPAVTINRVCISGMEAVLSGMAMIQAGMADVILAGGTEHMSGVPYAVPKARWGCRLQDANFVDSLIHSLHCGSHLLPFDENSPVDITQAPASSFLGKPYIMGHTAEFLAQLLDISREEMDEVALRSHNNAERAANDGSFADEIVPVEVPQRKEAPIIFDKDEHFRPGITLEELAALPPAFIPNIGKVTAGNASGINDGSTGMVIMSADKAKELGLTPIAKIKATGMGACHPSVMGLSPVPAVKDLMTKSGITMDDFDLIEVNEAFAAQYLGCEKELNLNREITNINGSGIGLGHPIGSTGARIMTTLMYAMKNKRKNLGLATLCGGGGVSMACAIEML; this is encoded by the coding sequence ATGAAAGACGTTGTCATTGTATCAGCCTGCCGCACTGCCATCGGCGCCTTTGGTGGCACATTAAAAGACCTGAACGGCGCCTGCCTTGCCGGCATTACCATGAAAGAGGCCGTCAAACGGGCAGGGATTGATCCTGCCTGCATTGATGATGTTCGCTACGGTACCTGTCTGGAGCACCACGATACCTTGAACACCACCCGGGTGGGCGCGCTTATGGCAGGTATTCCGGAGACAGTTCCTGCCGTTACCATCAACCGGGTGTGCATTTCAGGCATGGAAGCGGTCCTGTCCGGTATGGCCATGATCCAGGCCGGCATGGCCGATGTGATCCTGGCAGGCGGCACCGAGCACATGTCCGGTGTCCCCTATGCTGTACCCAAAGCCCGTTGGGGATGCCGTCTCCAGGATGCCAATTTTGTGGATTCCTTGATCCATTCCCTGCATTGCGGCTCCCATCTTTTACCCTTTGATGAAAACTCACCTGTGGACATCACCCAGGCCCCGGCATCCTCCTTTTTGGGCAAGCCGTATATTATGGGGCACACGGCAGAGTTCCTTGCCCAGCTTCTGGACATCAGCAGAGAGGAGATGGATGAGGTTGCGCTTCGCTCCCATAACAATGCGGAAAGGGCCGCCAACGACGGGAGTTTTGCAGATGAAATCGTTCCCGTTGAAGTCCCCCAGCGCAAAGAAGCTCCTATCATCTTTGACAAGGACGAACATTTCAGGCCCGGCATAACCCTGGAAGAACTTGCCGCCTTGCCACCGGCCTTTATTCCAAATATCGGTAAGGTCACTGCCGGTAACGCCTCGGGCATCAATGACGGCTCCACTGGCATGGTGATCATGTCCGCAGACAAGGCTAAGGAATTGGGCCTGACACCCATTGCAAAAATCAAAGCCACAGGCATGGGAGCCTGTCATCCTTCCGTCATGGGGCTCTCTCCGGTTCCGGCGGTTAAGGATTTGATGACAAAATCCGGAATTACCATGGATGATTTTGATCTGATTGAGGTGAATGAAGCCTTTGCCGCCCAGTACCTGGGATGCGAAAAAGAGCTGAATCTTAACCGTGAAATCACCAATATCAATGGGTCCGGCATTGGTTTAGGTCACCCTATAGGCTCCACAGGCGCCCGGATTATGACCACGTTGATGTATGCCATGAAAAATAAAAGAAAAAATTTAGGCCTTGCCACGCTTTGCGGCGGCGGCGGTGTATCCATGGCTTGTGCAATCGAGATGTTGTAA
- a CDS encoding HD domain-containing protein, translating into MLINPVQIIRQFYDPDSTLFALLVEHSRQVAAKSLEIAKGVAHLNPDMDFIEKAAMLHDIGIFKTRSPKIGCAGKYPYVCHGYLGRELLDGLGLPQEFGLVSERHTGAGITLENIIDADLPLPHRDMVPVSLEEKIICCADKFYSKSPKKRDKVMTRKKIEKSLAKINSGHAERFSAWADEFNL; encoded by the coding sequence ATGTTGATAAACCCAGTGCAAATTATCAGGCAGTTTTATGATCCTGATTCAACGCTTTTTGCCCTCCTGGTGGAACATAGCAGACAGGTGGCTGCAAAAAGTCTGGAAATCGCAAAGGGCGTTGCCCACCTGAACCCGGACATGGACTTCATAGAAAAAGCAGCCATGCTCCATGACATCGGTATTTTTAAAACCCGTTCTCCGAAAATCGGTTGTGCGGGTAAATATCCTTATGTGTGTCACGGATACCTTGGACGTGAACTTTTAGACGGGTTGGGCCTGCCCCAGGAATTCGGCCTTGTGTCCGAACGTCATACCGGCGCCGGCATCACCCTTGAAAATATTATTGACGCCGATTTGCCCCTGCCCCACAGGGATATGGTACCTGTCTCCCTGGAAGAAAAAATTATCTGTTGTGCAGACAAATTCTATTCAAAAAGCCCCAAGAAACGAGATAAAGTCATGACCCGGAAAAAGATAGAAAAATCCCTTGCCAAAATTAATTCGGGCCATGCAGAAAGATTTTCCGCCTGGGCGGATGAATTTAATCTGTAA
- the prfB gene encoding peptide chain release factor 2 (programmed frameshift) has translation MSVEYKQIVSSITAKANRLKEYLDLPVKEKRLRELELLIAREDFWNDADKATEMLKERTSIAGLIDTCNAIFSDIEDVEVMLELAREESDKAAEQEAAQMLAHLEKKVKRFSLEITLDGEDDARDAIVSINAGAGGTDSQDWAEMLFRMYTRWIDKKGYKCQVIDFQEGDEAGIKGATLHVSGPNCYGFMKAESGVHRLVRISPFNASGKRQTSFAAVFVYPEIKDEINIDIDEGDLRVDVYRASGAGGQHVNKTSSAVRITHAPSGVVVQCQQESSQHRNREIAMKVLKSRLYQLEKQKQEQKRQSLHDGKDDNAWGSQIRSYVLHPYRMVKDHRIDLEIGDVDRVLDGDLDPFIEGVLMSGSLDR, from the exons ATGAGTGTAGAATACAAACAGATCGTCTCTTCCATCACTGCTAAAGCCAACCGGCTTAAGGAGTATCTT GACCTCCCTGTAAAGGAAAAACGGCTTCGGGAACTTGAGCTTCTCATTGCCAGGGAAGATTTCTGGAATGATGCGGATAAAGCCACCGAAATGTTAAAGGAACGCACCTCCATCGCGGGCCTTATTGACACCTGCAATGCCATATTTTCAGACATTGAGGATGTGGAGGTGATGTTGGAACTGGCAAGGGAGGAGTCAGACAAGGCGGCCGAACAGGAAGCCGCTCAGATGCTGGCCCATCTGGAGAAAAAGGTAAAGCGCTTTTCCCTGGAGATTACCCTTGATGGAGAGGATGATGCCAGGGACGCAATTGTTTCCATCAATGCCGGTGCCGGGGGAACGGATTCCCAGGACTGGGCGGAAATGCTGTTCAGGATGTATACCCGGTGGATCGATAAAAAGGGATACAAGTGCCAGGTCATTGACTTTCAGGAGGGAGACGAAGCCGGTATCAAGGGCGCAACCCTTCATGTTTCCGGCCCAAACTGTTACGGATTCATGAAAGCCGAATCCGGGGTGCATCGCTTGGTTCGGATTTCCCCTTTTAATGCCAGCGGTAAACGCCAGACTTCTTTTGCTGCGGTTTTTGTTTATCCGGAGATCAAGGACGAAATTAATATCGACATTGATGAAGGGGATTTGCGAGTTGATGTTTACCGGGCCAGTGGGGCCGGTGGCCAGCATGTCAACAAAACCAGTTCCGCTGTACGTATCACCCATGCTCCATCAGGCGTCGTGGTCCAGTGTCAGCAGGAATCTTCCCAGCACCGGAACAGGGAGATTGCCATGAAAGTGCTTAAGTCCCGGCTCTATCAGCTGGAAAAGCAGAAACAGGAGCAAAAAAGGCAGAGCCTGCATGACGGTAAGGATGACAATGCCTGGGGCAGCCAGATCCGCTCCTATGTGCTGCATCCCTACAGAATGGTGAAAGACCATCGTATCGATCTTGAAATCGGGGATGTGGACCGGGTGCTGGACGGAGATCTTGATCCGTTTATTGAAGGGGTGCTGATGTCCGGCTCCCTGGATAGATAG
- the lnt gene encoding apolipoprotein N-acyltransferase, whose amino-acid sequence MHFKPIYGAFLPFVPALVSGLILFSAFPGPGLYPAAFFALVPLWLSIDRLDSKQAFYAGIVTGMGFYLPLIYWIFPTLTEYGGLNSLVAMSCLTLLVLYLSLYTGVFALAMKRIPAPEGFVPFWGAVAWVALEYIRTYLFSGFPWGGLGYSQYPNLVFIQAADIFGVLGISFLLVLANGILVTAFKAFSQKVWPKKINMAGLGLAVVLLCSAFIYGHFKPAQIRGQMKGGPSRKIAVIQANISQDRKWDKVFIDETIDRYSRLSLQTIPCDLVVWPETALPFYYGMDPVPSNRVDAMVRKAGTFFLIGIPAAQPSDQGFLYYNRACMLTPLALPKGYYDKHHLVPFGEYVPFKSLLRFAEKLTAGAGDFSVGQTGPVPLKFGTGTTGVLICFEILFPNIARDFVLNGADILTTMTNDAWFGRTQAALQHFSIAVFRAVENRRSVVRAANTGISGFVDPAGTILEKTEIFTACALTRQVPVMSGKTFYTRHGDLAAKACLVAFFLICMIKPMRKKLRRSI is encoded by the coding sequence ATGCATTTCAAACCCATATATGGCGCTTTCTTACCCTTTGTTCCTGCCTTGGTCTCCGGTTTAATACTATTTTCAGCATTTCCGGGTCCGGGGCTTTATCCGGCAGCCTTTTTTGCCCTGGTTCCGTTATGGCTTTCCATTGACCGGCTTGATTCAAAACAGGCTTTTTATGCAGGTATTGTCACAGGGATGGGCTTTTATCTGCCCCTTATCTATTGGATTTTTCCCACCCTGACTGAATACGGCGGCCTAAATTCTTTAGTCGCCATGTCATGCCTAACACTTCTGGTCCTGTACCTGTCTCTTTACACGGGCGTTTTTGCCCTGGCCATGAAAAGGATACCTGCCCCTGAAGGTTTTGTCCCATTCTGGGGGGCTGTGGCCTGGGTTGCCCTGGAATATATCAGGACATATTTGTTTTCCGGTTTTCCCTGGGGGGGGCTTGGTTACAGCCAGTATCCTAACCTTGTTTTTATTCAGGCGGCGGACATTTTCGGGGTCCTGGGGATCTCTTTTTTGCTGGTGCTTGCCAACGGGATTCTGGTAACTGCATTTAAGGCCTTTTCCCAAAAGGTATGGCCTAAAAAAATAAACATGGCAGGCTTAGGCCTTGCAGTGGTTTTGCTTTGCTCGGCTTTTATTTACGGCCATTTTAAACCGGCACAAATCCGTGGGCAGATGAAAGGGGGACCTTCCCGGAAAATTGCGGTTATCCAGGCCAACATCTCACAGGACCGAAAATGGGATAAAGTCTTTATTGATGAAACCATAGACCGGTATTCCCGTTTATCCCTCCAGACGATTCCCTGCGATCTTGTGGTGTGGCCGGAAACAGCCTTGCCTTTTTATTACGGCATGGATCCTGTACCCTCGAACCGGGTGGATGCCATGGTGAGAAAGGCAGGCACCTTTTTTCTCATCGGCATTCCTGCCGCCCAGCCTTCGGACCAGGGTTTTTTATACTACAACCGGGCCTGTATGCTTACCCCCCTTGCCTTGCCAAAGGGCTATTATGACAAACATCACCTGGTGCCCTTTGGAGAGTATGTACCTTTCAAAAGCCTGCTTAGGTTCGCGGAAAAACTGACAGCTGGGGCCGGTGATTTCTCAGTGGGGCAAACCGGGCCGGTGCCGTTGAAATTCGGGACAGGAACAACCGGGGTTTTAATCTGCTTTGAGATCCTTTTTCCCAATATTGCCAGAGATTTTGTGCTCAATGGTGCAGATATTTTAACCACCATGACCAATGACGCCTGGTTCGGTCGGACCCAGGCGGCACTCCAGCATTTTTCCATTGCCGTGTTCCGGGCTGTTGAAAACCGTCGCAGTGTGGTCCGGGCGGCAAACACAGGTATCTCCGGGTTTGTTGATCCTGCCGGAACCATTCTGGAAAAAACAGAGATTTTTACGGCCTGCGCGCTTACCCGGCAGGTTCCGGTCATGTCCGGCAAAACGTTTTATACCCGCCACGGGGATCTTGCCGCCAAAGCCTGCCTGGTTGCATTTTTTCTGATTTGTATGATAAAACCCATGAGAAAAAAACTTAGGAGATCTATATAA
- a CDS encoding response regulator has protein sequence MTQGHDRTSLDSIFIQQGGPEQATPYYFKESDFFSRKNIKNVLIYSPVGICILHRTNIYWANPACHAMTGHEYRSLEGRSVRTLFPTDKEFKRVYNLFIIGINRKGTATVDSRLSRVDDTAFDCRLRACWLDPGDHSQGVLITVSDITEIKSGQIRENQAQKMEAIGVLAGGVSHDFNNLLMALQGHLSLMGVNVHRPEKIKQHIRQMNRLIETAAEVTGNLLGFARGGKYQVDTLDLNQLVDMALNVFQPGEKNILIEKKPAPDLYKVNGDSSQLEQVLLNLLVNGSQAMVDGGTLIIETRNITIDETNIFHFDVVPGVYVEISVQDNGIGMDEAIQKKIFDPFFSTKTPGDIKKRGLGLSTVFGIVKNHGGFITVESKKNAGSLFKVALPGLAPVDIQPCEDESDAFDLMPKGGETVLVVDDEDEVLAVGVSLLETLGYEVLQARNGRECLDLIAKHPGRIVLVILDLIMPVMDGKEAFYGIRKLDPDIKILISSGVRMDEEMKLMLRDGCHGFLQKPFSMNKFSRVIREILDRPI, from the coding sequence ATGACCCAGGGGCATGATCGCACATCTCTTGATTCGATTTTTATTCAACAGGGCGGACCTGAGCAGGCGACTCCTTATTATTTTAAGGAGTCAGATTTTTTTTCCCGGAAGAATATTAAAAATGTATTAATCTATTCCCCTGTGGGCATCTGTATTCTTCACCGCACCAACATCTACTGGGCAAATCCCGCCTGTCACGCCATGACCGGCCATGAATACCGCAGTCTGGAAGGTAGATCGGTCCGGACCCTTTTCCCCACGGATAAAGAATTTAAGCGTGTGTACAATCTCTTTATCATAGGAATTAACCGGAAAGGAACGGCGACGGTTGACTCCCGGTTATCAAGGGTGGACGACACCGCTTTTGACTGCCGCCTTCGGGCCTGCTGGCTGGACCCTGGTGACCATTCCCAGGGCGTGTTAATCACAGTATCGGATATTACGGAAATTAAGTCCGGACAGATCCGGGAAAATCAGGCCCAAAAAATGGAAGCCATTGGTGTGCTGGCCGGCGGTGTTTCCCATGATTTTAACAATCTGCTCATGGCCCTTCAGGGGCATTTATCCCTGATGGGGGTTAACGTACACCGGCCGGAAAAAATCAAGCAGCATATCCGACAGATGAACCGGCTGATTGAGACAGCAGCTGAAGTTACCGGTAATCTTTTGGGTTTTGCCCGCGGGGGCAAGTACCAGGTTGACACCCTGGATCTTAACCAACTCGTGGACATGGCCCTCAATGTTTTTCAGCCGGGGGAAAAAAATATACTCATTGAAAAAAAGCCGGCACCAGATCTTTACAAGGTAAACGGGGACAGCTCCCAGCTTGAACAGGTGTTGCTCAATCTTTTGGTTAATGGCTCCCAGGCCATGGTGGATGGCGGCACGCTTATCATAGAGACCCGGAATATAACAATTGACGAGACCAACATCTTTCATTTTGATGTGGTACCGGGTGTTTACGTTGAAATCAGCGTTCAGGATAACGGAATCGGCATGGATGAAGCCATCCAAAAAAAAATTTTTGACCCCTTTTTCTCCACCAAAACGCCAGGGGATATAAAAAAACGGGGATTAGGACTGTCAACGGTATTCGGCATTGTGAAAAATCACGGTGGATTTATCACTGTGGAGAGCAAAAAAAATGCCGGATCATTATTCAAGGTAGCACTGCCCGGTCTGGCCCCTGTGGATATTCAACCTTGTGAAGACGAAAGTGACGCGTTTGATCTGATGCCCAAAGGCGGGGAAACCGTTCTTGTTGTGGATGACGAGGATGAAGTCCTTGCGGTGGGGGTAAGTCTTCTTGAAACCTTAGGGTACGAGGTTCTCCAGGCCCGCAATGGCAGGGAATGTCTGGATCTGATAGCAAAACATCCGGGCAGAATTGTGCTGGTAATCCTGGATCTGATCATGCCCGTCATGGACGGCAAGGAGGCATTTTATGGAATTCGAAAACTGGACCCAGACATAAAGATACTGATTTCCAGTGGCGTCCGCATGGATGAAGAGATGAAACTTATGCTTCGTGACGGATGCCACGGCTTTTTACAAAAACCCTTTTCCATGAACAAGTTCTCAAGGGTTATTCGCGAGATACTTGACCGACCGATTTGA
- a CDS encoding Hsp20/alpha crystallin family protein, giving the protein MEQIKIRFGNHIETPATEEKSFDDMFQSVNPMFCFSKRIWRPQMDIFETRDEIIIQAEIAGVSRENIIIELSDKAVKISGLRKSSQPDPTATYRLAEIQFGRFERVLYLPSVIDMKKVSASYANGFLELKLGKQLQENYSSEQKMPIDFL; this is encoded by the coding sequence ATGGAACAGATAAAAATTCGATTTGGGAATCATATTGAAACACCGGCCACAGAAGAGAAGTCTTTTGACGATATGTTTCAATCCGTTAATCCCATGTTTTGCTTTTCAAAACGAATCTGGAGACCCCAGATGGATATTTTTGAGACCAGGGATGAAATCATTATCCAGGCTGAAATCGCTGGGGTTAGCCGGGAAAATATAATTATTGAACTTTCGGATAAAGCCGTAAAAATTTCCGGGTTGCGTAAAAGCAGCCAGCCGGATCCCACCGCCACCTACCGGCTTGCAGAAATACAGTTTGGCCGGTTTGAACGGGTCCTTTATCTGCCCAGTGTCATTGACATGAAAAAAGTATCTGCTTCGTATGCCAACGGGTTTCTTGAGCTGAAATTAGGAAAGCAGCTCCAGGAGAATTATTCTTCGGAACAGAAAATGCCCATTGATTTTTTATAA
- the lon gene encoding endopeptidase La — protein MDELNHPSVPISTDDIPDELPILPIVDTNLFPKMVLPLVLIQKEAIDLIDDAMSGNRMLGLLLSKRSDIDSRHTANDLCRIGTVAVILKMSKMEDEKAQLLIQGLNRFKVEEYLENRGYMHAGISVLKSRNNERNKENRALMANIVEQYEKIVALSPGLPAEISQMVKNLQEPSALADMVASTINAPVKEKQKVLELIDVNRRLKKVTRLVNDQLDILEMGSKIQNQVREDMDKRQREYYLRQQLKTIKEELGETDQESTEIREYKTLIKDNPMPEEATKEAQRELERLSRMNPSSSEYVVSSTYLDWLTSLPWNEYTENGLDIAKARKILDQDHYGLEKPKKRILEFLAVRKLKKDSKGPILCFAGPPGTGKTSLGQSIARALGRKFVRIALGGVRDEAEIRGHRRTYVGAMPGRIIQHLRTAGKKNPVFMLDEIDKVSSSYHGDPSSALLEVLDPEQNQNFVDHYLDVPFDLSDVMFLTTANVLHTIPPPLRDRMEILELTGYTQEEKLKIATRYIIPKQREANGINSGQIKITPGAIKQIISGYTRESGLRNLERQIGAICRGVAAKIAEHQVEHLTIGRKEIPEYLGPIQNMPDMATRIKAPGVAVGLAWTSVGGEVLFVEAVAMKGGNKGLTLTGQLGDIMKESASTALSFIRSNADRLAVDDTFFDAHDIHIHVPEGSIPKDGPSAGVTMLTTLASLITKRKVKSRLAMTGEITLRGEVLPVGGIKDKVIAAHRAGIRSLILPLWNKKDMEDVPEHIKSTMTFYFTDKMEDVLSTALE, from the coding sequence ATGGATGAATTAAACCATCCCTCCGTCCCCATCAGCACTGACGACATACCTGACGAACTGCCCATTCTTCCCATAGTGGATACCAATCTGTTTCCCAAAATGGTGTTGCCCCTGGTTTTGATCCAGAAAGAAGCCATTGACCTGATTGACGATGCCATGTCCGGCAACCGTATGCTTGGCCTCCTGCTGTCAAAGCGTTCGGACATTGATTCCAGGCACACTGCCAACGATCTGTGCCGCATTGGTACCGTGGCCGTAATTCTTAAAATGTCCAAGATGGAAGATGAAAAGGCCCAGCTGCTCATCCAGGGCCTGAACCGGTTCAAGGTCGAGGAGTACCTGGAAAACCGAGGGTATATGCATGCCGGCATTTCCGTTCTGAAAAGCCGCAATAACGAAAGGAACAAGGAAAACCGGGCATTGATGGCCAACATTGTTGAACAGTACGAAAAGATCGTAGCGCTTTCGCCGGGGCTGCCGGCGGAAATAAGCCAGATGGTTAAAAATCTGCAGGAACCCAGCGCACTTGCCGACATGGTGGCCTCCACCATTAATGCCCCTGTTAAAGAAAAACAGAAAGTCCTTGAGCTGATTGATGTAAACCGTCGTCTGAAAAAGGTCACCCGTCTGGTCAATGATCAGCTTGATATTCTTGAAATGGGTTCTAAAATTCAGAATCAGGTCCGGGAAGACATGGACAAACGCCAGCGCGAATATTACCTGCGTCAGCAGCTCAAAACGATTAAAGAGGAGCTTGGGGAAACCGACCAGGAGTCAACTGAGATCCGGGAATACAAAACCCTGATCAAGGACAACCCCATGCCCGAAGAGGCCACAAAAGAAGCACAGCGTGAGCTGGAACGCCTTTCAAGGATGAACCCCTCATCCTCCGAATATGTCGTATCATCCACCTATCTTGACTGGCTGACCTCCCTGCCCTGGAATGAATATACCGAAAATGGACTGGATATTGCCAAGGCTAGAAAAATTTTGGACCAAGACCATTACGGCCTTGAAAAGCCCAAAAAGCGGATATTGGAATTTCTGGCCGTGCGTAAGCTCAAAAAGGACTCCAAAGGCCCTATACTATGCTTTGCAGGCCCCCCAGGCACGGGGAAAACGTCCCTGGGACAGTCCATTGCCAGGGCCCTGGGCCGGAAATTTGTCCGCATTGCCCTGGGCGGCGTCAGAGATGAAGCAGAAATCCGGGGACACCGGCGAACCTATGTTGGGGCCATGCCAGGCCGGATCATCCAGCATTTAAGAACAGCCGGGAAAAAAAATCCCGTCTTCATGCTGGATGAAATTGATAAAGTCAGCTCCTCCTACCACGGAGATCCATCATCCGCCCTGCTTGAAGTCCTTGATCCGGAGCAGAACCAGAATTTTGTTGACCACTACCTGGATGTACCCTTTGATTTGTCCGATGTCATGTTTTTGACCACAGCCAATGTGCTGCACACCATTCCACCACCCCTGCGGGACAGGATGGAGATTCTGGAGCTTACCGGCTATACCCAGGAAGAAAAGCTGAAAATTGCCACCCGGTATATCATCCCCAAACAGCGGGAGGCCAACGGCATCAATTCCGGCCAGATCAAAATAACCCCGGGCGCGATCAAACAAATTATTTCCGGGTATACCAGGGAATCAGGGTTACGCAACCTGGAACGTCAAATCGGCGCCATATGCCGGGGGGTTGCCGCTAAAATAGCCGAACACCAGGTGGAACATTTGACCATTGGTCGCAAAGAAATTCCCGAATATTTAGGTCCCATCCAGAACATGCCTGATATGGCCACCCGGATCAAAGCGCCAGGCGTGGCAGTGGGCCTTGCCTGGACCTCTGTGGGTGGTGAAGTGCTTTTTGTGGAAGCCGTGGCCATGAAGGGCGGCAACAAGGGCCTGACGCTCACCGGACAGCTTGGGGATATTATGAAGGAATCTGCGTCCACTGCATTAAGCTTCATCCGGTCCAATGCCGACCGGCTGGCTGTGGATGACACCTTTTTTGATGCCCATGATATCCACATTCATGTGCCCGAAGGGTCCATTCCCAAGGACGGCCCCTCTGCCGGGGTAACCATGCTTACGACCCTTGCCTCGCTGATCACCAAAAGGAAAGTGAAATCCCGTCTGGCCATGACCGGAGAGATTACCCTCCGGGGTGAAGTTCTGCCCGTGGGAGGTATTAAGGATAAAGTGATTGCGGCGCACAGGGCCGGCATCCGGTCTTTGATTCTGCCCCTTTGGAATAAAAAAGATATGGAAGATGTTCCTGAGCATATTAAGTCCACCATGACCTTTTATTTCACCGATAAAATGGAAGATGTTCTTAGCACGGCCCTGGAATAA
- a CDS encoding septal ring lytic transglycosylase RlpA family protein → MNYTTRTLMPALILCLALAMAGCGADAYDSGHSKSADKLYSGTKATQRPYRISGKHYYPMASASGYVEKGDASWYGKKFHGRKTSNGETYNMYAMTAAHKTLPMNTWVTVKNLNNGKTITVRINDRGPFVAGRIIDLSYKAARRIDIVGPGTARVKVTALGKATAYSKKDHSPVDFTPVNYWKGNFTVQVGAFKVRTNADQYRIKLSKNYLNAHIVPYADHRGQFHRVRIGKFNNLNDAVTFSQRLMAREGFLHAFAVAD, encoded by the coding sequence ATGAATTATACGACCCGAACATTAATGCCGGCCCTTATTCTCTGCCTTGCGCTGGCCATGGCCGGATGTGGTGCCGACGCCTATGATTCCGGCCACAGCAAATCTGCGGATAAACTATACAGCGGAACCAAAGCCACCCAGCGCCCCTATCGCATTTCAGGAAAACACTATTATCCCATGGCTTCGGCAAGCGGGTATGTAGAAAAAGGAGACGCCTCCTGGTACGGCAAAAAGTTCCACGGTCGGAAAACATCCAACGGCGAAACCTACAACATGTACGCCATGACCGCAGCCCACAAAACCCTTCCCATGAACACATGGGTCACAGTTAAAAACCTGAACAACGGCAAAACAATCACAGTACGCATCAATGACCGGGGACCCTTTGTGGCCGGCAGAATCATAGATCTGTCCTATAAGGCAGCCCGGCGCATTGATATAGTGGGGCCCGGCACGGCCCGGGTAAAGGTAACTGCCCTTGGAAAGGCAACGGCCTATTCCAAGAAAGACCACTCCCCTGTAGACTTTACCCCCGTGAATTACTGGAAAGGCAATTTTACGGTGCAGGTGGGGGCATTCAAGGTGAGAACCAATGCAGATCAGTATCGAATCAAGTTGTCTAAAAATTACCTTAATGCCCATATTGTTCCCTATGCGGATCACCGGGGGCAATTTCACCGGGTGAGGATTGGTAAATTCAACAACCTCAATGATGCCGTGACGTTCAGCCAGAGACTGATGGCCAGGGAAGGGTTTCTGCATGCCTTTGCCGTAGCCGATTAA